Below is a genomic region from bacterium.
ACTATCACCGGCTGCTGCTGTGGGGCCTGCGGCAGGCAGAGCTCGCCGAACTCGTGCTCATAGCGGGCCAGGGAGTCGGCCATGGCGCGCATCATGCGCTTGAAGTTGGCGGGCGCCACCACTATGCGGGCGTTCAGCGTCGCGTTGGGCGGGAAGAGGCTGATGAAGTCCAGCACGAACTCCTCCCTGTTCATATGCACCAGCACGTTGTTGGCGTATGCGCCCGACATCACGCGCTCGTTTCCTGCTATGTTGACTTTGATCTCGGTTGCCTGTTTCTTATCCATTGTATCCTCCGTGTCCCCGGGGGAGCTTTAAATCATCCCAGGGACGGGTCTGGCAACATGTTTTTATAGGGGCTTTGGGTCCTGTCAGCGGGCTCACCCCCATTTGCGGCATCGCCGCGATCAATCACCTAGTTTTTGCGGATGGCTTTGCGCGGCTGCTGGCGTCAAATGGGGGTCCCCCGACCCGCTGCCACCCAAAGCCGACAATGTGATCATGTGATGAAGAATCTGATCAAAAAGTCAGCTGTCGAGTGCGGGTTTTCGCTGTGCGGGGTGAGCTCA
It encodes:
- a CDS encoding DUF3467 domain-containing protein encodes the protein MDKKQATEIKVNIAGNERVMSGAYANNVLVHMNREEFVLDFISLFPPNATLNARIVVAPANFKRMMRAMADSLARYEHEFGELCLPQAPQQQPVIVQ